The DNA segment CCCGGGAGACGCGATCGCCGTCCTCGTCGGCGGCGACGAGGGGATCGCGGCGGGACTCGCCGACTTCGCGCCGACGACGCTGCGCCTCGACGGCCCGGGGCTCGCCACGTACGAGGCGACCCGGCACGCGGCGGCGATAGCAAGGCTCGTCGAGGAGCGCGGCGCGCCCGCAGCGATCCTCGCGCCCGCCTCGTCGAAGGGGCTCGAGCTCGCGCCGCGGATCTCGGCACTGATCGGGGCCGGCTACCTGGGCTCGTGCGTGGCGCTGTCGCTCGAGGGCGGCGCGCTCGTCGCGCGCAGGCCGGTGCACGGAGGGAAGGCGTACGAGGAGATCGCGTTGTCGGCGGCCCCGGCGCTCCTCACGGCTCGCCCCGGCGGCTTCCCGATGCCCGAGAGGCTCCCGGCAGCGGGGAGGATCGACATCGTGCCGATCGCCCTCCCCGACCGGCTGGGATTCGAGATCGTCTCGCGCAAGTCGACGGCCGCGGGCCGCCAGGACGTCTCCGAGGCCAAGCGCGTGGTGTCCGGCGGGCGCGGCATGGGCGATCCCTCCAAGTTCGCGATGATCGAGGAGCTCGCCTCGGCGCTCGACGCGGCGGTCGGCGCGTCGCGGGCGCTCGTGGACGCAGGCGTCCGCCCGCACGCCGAGCAGGTCGGCAAGAGCGGCAAGACGATCTCGCCGGAGCTGTACGTCGCCTGCGGCATCTCGGGCGCCATCCACCACACGCTCGGCATGAACACCTCGAAGGTGGTCGTCGCCATCAACAGCGACCCCGACGCGCTCATCTTCAAGAGCGCGGACTACGGCATCGTGGGCGACGGCGCGCAGGTGGTCCCGGCGCTCGCGGCGGCGGTCGCGAAGGTCGTGAAGAAGGCTTGAGCGCATGAGCGACGGCGACGAGCTGGACGTCATCGTGGTCGGCGCCGGTCCGGCAGGGCTCGCGTGCGCCTGGGAGGCCGCGTCGGCCGACCTGCAGGTCGCGGTCGTGGAGCGCGGCGACGTCGCCGGGGCCAAGAACCTCTCCGGCGGCCGACTGTACCTCGAGCCGCTCCTCGGGCTGTGCGGCCCGCTCCTCGATGGCGCGCCGCTCGAGCGGCCCGTGGTCTCCGAGTCGATCGTGCTGGCGGATGACGCTTCGAGCGTCTCGTTCCGGATCGACGACGCCCCGGGCAAAGGGCTCCCGAGCTCGGCGACCGTGCTGCGCGCGCGGCTCGACGCGTTCCTGGCCGACCGGGTCGCCGAGAAGGGCGCGATGGTGCTGCCGCAGCAGCGCGCCGACGAGCTCATCGAGGAGGGCGGGCGGATCGTCGGGGTGAAGATCGCCGGGGACGAGCTGCGCGGCGGGCTCGTCGTGATCGCGGAGGGCGCCCTGTCGTTCCTCGCCGAGAAGGCGGGGCTGCGCGGCGCGCGTTCGCCCGAGCAGTACGCCGTGGGCGTCAAGGAGGTCGTCGCGCTCGACGCCGCGGCGATCGATCAGCGGTTCAACGTGCCCAAAGGCATGGGCGCGGCGCGGCTCTACATGGGCGCGGTCACCGCCGGCGTGCCGGGCGGCGGTTTCCTGTACACGAACGCGGAGAGCGTCTCGCTCGGGCTCGTCTTCCAGCTGCCGGCGGTCCGGGGCTGGAGAGGCGAGGACCACCTGTGGGAGCTCCTCGAAAGGTTCAAGGCCCGCCCGGACGTCGCCCCCCTCATCGAGGGCGGCCGCACGGTCGAGTACGGCGCGCACCTCGTGCCGGAGCCCGACTTCGCGAAGCTCCCGAAGCCCGGAGGGCCGGGGATGCTGCTCGCAGGCGACGCGGCGGGCCTCGTCCTGAACACCGGCGCGACCGTGCGCGGGATGGACTTCGCGATCGCCTCCGGGGTGCTCGCAGGCCGCGCGGCGGCCGAGGCGAAGAAGGAGAGGCTCGACCCGGCCGCAACCGTCGCGCGCTACGAAGCCGCGCTCGCGGGGAGCTTCGTCCTGCGGGAGCTGTGCGCGCACCGGCGGGCCCACGGCGTGCTGGCGACGCCGCACCTCTATTCGCACTACCCGGCGGCGGTGAGCGCCCTCGCGCGCGACTTCTTCCGCGTCGGCGAGGACGGGAAGACGATGACCGTGAAGCAGGCGACGAAGCGGCTGCGCAAGGACGTGCTCGGCTGGCGCGGGATCCGGGATCTGCTCCGGTTTGCCAAGATGTAGGCGGCCATGAAGATCGAAGAAAAAGTCGCGCTGCTCGCCATCAAGGCCCACGAGAAGAGCCACATCACCGTGGATCAGGCCGCTTGCGCCTCCTGCGACAATCGCATCTGCCTCTCCGTCTGCCCGGCCGAGCTGTACACGCTCGAGCCCGAGACCAAGCAGATCAAGATCGAGCACGCCGGCTGCCTCGAGTGCGGCACCTGCATGATCGTCTGCCCCAAGGGCTCGATCACGTGGGCCTACCCCGAGCCGGGGTTCGGGATCAGGTACAGGTTCGGGTGAAACACCGATCGCGGTGACCGGTGCAACCGCGCGCTCGCGCCGGTTGCCAGGCACGCGTGTTTGTATTACAAAGATATCAGGAGGTGCTTTAGTATGCGGGTGCAGACGATACGGCTCTCCGATGACCTGAGCTCGAAGCTCGACAAGGCGGTTTCTCGGACGCGGCGCTCCCGTAGCTCGCTCCTGCGCGAGGCGCTCGAGAGGTTCCTGGAGGACGCCGAGGATCTGGAGATCGCCCTCTCCCGCCTGCGCGATCCGGGCGCCGAGTGGGTGAGCCACGCGCAGGTCGTCCGTGATCTCGATCTCGATTGACTGGGAACGGAAGGCGGTGAAGGAGCTCGCCGCCGTGCCGAAGAAGGAGCAGCGTCGCATCGTCGACGCGGTCGCGCTTCTGCGTCGCGATCCGCTCCGGGGCAAGCCGCTCAGCGCCGAGTGGAAGGGCCTGCGCCGCCTGCGCGTCGGCGACTACCGCGTGATCTACGCCTTCGACGGGAAGAAGCTGCGCGTCTGCATCGTCCGCGTGGGTCATCGCCGGGGCGTGTACGACGCGGGGTGATCTCATGCATGCCGTACCCTCACCCCACAGTGATCCGTCCTTGCGTAAAAAGAGACGCTCCCTTGTGCCACGGCGACACGCCCTTTCGCCGCAGTGACCCTTCCTAGCGCCTTTCTTCCCTTGGGTTGCGGCCTGCGGAGCCTGTTTTTCGGCTCGAGCCGGCTCCTCCGGCGCAGAAGTTGCGCGTCTTTTCGCGATCGTGAGGCGTTTTACGGTTCGGACGACGCGTTCTCGGCTCTTGCAGAATGAGTCTGAGCCATTTCAACGAGGGCGCCGTTTCCGGTCACCGAACGCCACCACACGGCAAGCGGATCCTTAGATGTCCAAACCCAGACGGCGTGGCGTTTTTCGGCCTCTTCGGCCCCCAACTTCGCCTCCTCCTCGCCGATCTCCGCCTGGATGGAGCTCTTCAACTCGACGCAATCGAACGCCTTCCGTTTCCCCTTGCCCATCACACCACCTCCAGTGGCGACCGGATCTCGATCGCGGTGTAGCCCCGCATCAGGTTCACCGCGTTGAACATGCGGATCTTGTCGTAGTGTACCACGTGCTTGAAGTTCCAGCTCACGACGAGGTCGGCTCTCGCCACGGTCGCGAGGGCGACGTGGAACGCGTCGTTTGCAGAGGCTCTGCCCACGACTCTCGCCTTCAGGTACGCGTCCCTGAGCGCCCTCGCCTCGGCGGAGTCCGCTATCACTTCCACGCACGTGGAAGGCAAACCAGCGAGCACGAGCCGCACGCTCTCAGGCGCTCTGGACAGCTCACGCACGAGAAGGCCGGACACCAGCAGCAGCGCCTTCCCCTGGCGGGCCTTCTCGAACAACGCCCTGCTTGGGGCCTTGAACTCGTCGTCCAGGCAGCCGCCGACGACCGAGGTGTCGATGTAGATTCGAGGGGATCTCATTCGTGCCTCCCTGTGAAAAGGGTTGGTTTTTTTGTCCCGATCTCTCTCTATTCCTCATCGTCGTCTTCTTCGACAGGCGTACACCATTTTGGCCGCTGTGATTCCAGCCCGCTCCATCCCCAATCGCGCAGCATGTCGATAAAGGAATCGCGATCGTACTCCACCGACTCCTCTGGCTCAGAGAGCGTCGAAAACCCGTAGCCAGCGTCGCCAACTTCCTTCCAGATATCCGCGATCACGGAGTAGTCGGTAACCACAATCATCCCGCGAGTGTATCCGAAATGCTTCAGAAGCAGGCGCGCGTTAAGCTGTGCACCCGACGGAAGCACGCACCTGTAGGGTGCCACGATTTCTAGACCCAGGTCCCGAGCCGCCGCACGCCATTCCTCCAACAAATGATCTTCCATTTTGTCGGCCCTTCTGGTTGCTGGAGCGTTCCGCTTCATTCTATCGGACAAGATCCCCGAGCGCCTTCTCGTACTCCTTCAGATCTCTCTCGCTGAAACACACGAAGATCACCTTCTCGATCGTCGCGTCGTTCTCGAGGAAGCGCAGCGTCTCGGCCAACGCGATCCGGCACGCCTTGTCGATCGGGTAGCCGTAGGCGCCGGTGCTGATCGACGGGAACGCGATCGTGCGAAGGCCGTTCGAGGCCGCGAGGGTGAGACTGTTCCTATAGCAGCGCGCGAGCAGCTCGGGCTCGCCCTGCCCTCCCCCGTGCCACACTGGCCCGACCGTGTGGATGACGTGCCGCGCCTCGAGGTCGTACCCGCCCGTGATCCGCGCCTCTCCCGTGGGGCAGCCGCCGAGCGTGCGGCACTCCTCGAGCAGCCCCCTCCCCGCGGCCCTGTGGATCGCGCCGTCCACGCCGCCGCCGCCGAGCAGGCTCTCGTTCGCGGCGTTGACGATGGCGTCGACGTCGCACGCCGTGATGTCGCCCCGAATGATCTCGATGCGGTCCATGTCCCCTCCGAACTGCGCGCCCTTGACGGCATCGCGCCCCCGAGAATACGATGCGGAACCGTTTTTCAAAGCCCCAAAGAAGGATCGACGCATGACCGACAAGAGAGTCCGCATCCTGGTCGCCAAGCCCGGCCTCGACGGGCACGACCGCGGGGTCAAGACCGTCTGCCTCGCCCTGCGCGACGCCGGCTTCGAGGTGATCTACACCGGCCTGCACAAGACCCCGGACCAGATCGTCCGCGCCGCGCTCCAGGAGGACGTCGACGTGATCGGCCTCTCCATCCTCTCCGGCGCGCACGTGCCGATCTCGACCGAGGTCAAACAGAAGATGCGCGACGCCGGCATCGGCGACACGCTGTTGCTCGTCGGCGGCGTGATCCCGGGTCGGGACGTCCCGAAGCTCGAGGCCGCGGGCGTCGACGGCGTCTTCCCGGTCGCGTCCCCTTACGACGCGATCGTCGCGTTCATCAAGGAAAAGCTCCATGTCTGACAAGAGCGAACCGAAGAAGCCGAGGAAGGAGGCACCGCCGCGCTTCCTGGAGTCCGGGATCGAGGTCAAGCCCTGCTACGGCCCGGAGGACGTCGCGGGGATCGACTTCGCGCGCGAGGTCGGCAAGCCCGGCGAGTTCCCGTTCACGCGCGGCATCCACCCCGGGATGTACCGCTCGCGCCCGTTCACCATGCGGCAGTACGCCGGCTTCGGCGCGCCGCACGAGGCGAACGGCCGCTTCAAGTACCTCATCGAGCACGGGCAGAACGCGCTCAACGTGGCGTTCGACCTGCCGACGCAGAACGGGCTCGACTCCGACGATCCGCGCGCCGCCAACGAGGTCGGGCGCGTGGGCATGGCGATCGACACGCTCGCCGACATGGAGACCGCGTTCGACGGGATCGACCTGTCGAAGATCTCGGTTTCTCTCACCATCAACCCGGTCGCGTCGATCATGATCGGCATGTACAAGGTGGTGGCCGAGAAGCAGGGCGTGCCGAACGATAAGATCATGGGCACGGCGCAGAACGACATCCTCAAGGAGTACGTCGGCCGCGGCACGTGGATTTACGCGGTCGAGCCGTCGCTGCGCCTGATCACCGACACGATCGAGTACTGCGCGAAGGAGCTGCCGCGCTACTTCCCGGTGTCGGTGTGCGGCTACCACATCCGCGAGTCGGGCGCGACGCCGGTGCAGGAGATGGCCTACGCCTTCTGCATCGCGAAGGAGTACGCGCGGCGGGCCATGGAACGCGGCCTCGCCCCGGACGACTTCCTCGGCCGGACGAGCTTCAACCTGGACATCTACGGCAACTTCTTCGAGCAGATCGCCAAGTTCCGCGCCGGCCGCAGGCTCTGGGCGAAGATCTGCCGCGACGAGCTCGGCGCGAAGAAGCCGGAGTCGATGATGCTCCGCGGGATCTTCGGCGGCGGCGGCGGCGGGCTCACGATCGAGGAGCCGGAGAACAACATCGTCCGCACCGCGTACTACGCGCTCGCCTCGGCGCTCTCCGGCACGCAGACGATGGCGCTGTGCTGCTACGACGAGGCGTACACGATCCCCTCGGAGCGCTCTTCGCTCATCGCGCTGCGCACCATGCAGATCCTCCAGGAGGAGGTCGGCCTCTGCGACACGGTCGATCCGTTCGGCGGCTCCTACTACGTCGAGGCGCTCACGAGCGAGATCGAGCGGCGCATCGTCGACGAGATGGCGAAGGTCGACAGGATGGGCGGCATCGTCCGCTGCGTCGAGAACGGCACCATCCAGCGGATCGTGGCGCGCCAGGCGTACGACGAGGAGCGGAAGATCCGCTCGGGCGAGATCCCGAAGGTCGGGGTCAACAGGTACAGGACCGAGGAGAAGGCGTCGCGCGAGGTCCAGCTGCACGAGCTCGACCCCAGGAACCGCGAGGAGCAGATCGCGCGGCTCGGCGCGGTCAAGGCGCGGCGGGACGCGGCCGAGGTCGCGCGCTGCCTGGCGAAGCTGCGCGACAAGGCGGCGGCCACGCAGGAGAACCTGATGCCGCACCTCATGGACTGCATCCGCGCGTACTGCACGGTGGGCGAGATGAGCGCGGTGTTCTGCGAGGTGTTCGGCGAGTTCCAGGAGCCGATCGACTTCTGATCGGCGCTTTTCGGGGAGGCCTTCGATGCGCATCGGGATTGACGTGGGCGGGACGTTCACCGACTTCCTCCTGACCCACGACGACGGCACCAGCCAGGTCTACAAGGTGCTCTCCACGCCGGACGATCCGTCCGTCGCCACCATGCGCGGCATCGAGGAGATGTCCGCGGATCGGGGCGTCGCGGCGAAGGAGTTCCTGCAGGGCGTCGACGTGATCGTGCACGGCACCACGGTCACGACGAACGCGGTGCTCACGCGCACGGGCGCGAAGACGGGCCTCCTCACGACGAAGGGCGTCCGCGACGCGCTCGAGATGCGGCGTGGCATCCGCGAGGAGCAGTACAACAACCGCTTCGAGAACGTGCGGCCGCTCGCCGATCGCCGCTACCGCCGCCCGATCGCGGAGCGCCTCGACTACCGGGGCGAGGTGATCGAGCCCATCGACCTCGCGGGCGTCGAGGCCGCGATCGCGCTGTTCGAGGCCGAGGGCGTCGAGGCGGTCGCGATCTGCTTCATGAACTCGTTCGCCAACGGCGCGCACGAGGAGGCCGCGGCGCGCGTCGTCCGCGAGCGGATGCCCGGGGCGTACCTCACCGCGTCCGCGTCGTTCCTCCCGTCCATCCGGTTCTACGACCGCGTCAGCACGACCGCGCTCAACTCGTACGTCGGG comes from the Pseudomonadota bacterium genome and includes:
- a CDS encoding electron transfer flavoprotein subunit alpha/FixB family protein, translated to MASKEIWVLAEVRGGAVTRGTLQLLGAARGLAAPGDAIAVLVGGDEGIAAGLADFAPTTLRLDGPGLATYEATRHAAAIARLVEERGAPAAILAPASSKGLELAPRISALIGAGYLGSCVALSLEGGALVARRPVHGGKAYEEIALSAAPALLTARPGGFPMPERLPAAGRIDIVPIALPDRLGFEIVSRKSTAAGRQDVSEAKRVVSGGRGMGDPSKFAMIEELASALDAAVGASRALVDAGVRPHAEQVGKSGKTISPELYVACGISGAIHHTLGMNTSKVVVAINSDPDALIFKSADYGIVGDGAQVVPALAAAVAKVVKKA
- a CDS encoding FAD-dependent oxidoreductase; amino-acid sequence: MSDGDELDVIVVGAGPAGLACAWEAASADLQVAVVERGDVAGAKNLSGGRLYLEPLLGLCGPLLDGAPLERPVVSESIVLADDASSVSFRIDDAPGKGLPSSATVLRARLDAFLADRVAEKGAMVLPQQRADELIEEGGRIVGVKIAGDELRGGLVVIAEGALSFLAEKAGLRGARSPEQYAVGVKEVVALDAAAIDQRFNVPKGMGAARLYMGAVTAGVPGGGFLYTNAESVSLGLVFQLPAVRGWRGEDHLWELLERFKARPDVAPLIEGGRTVEYGAHLVPEPDFAKLPKPGGPGMLLAGDAAGLVLNTGATVRGMDFAIASGVLAGRAAAEAKKERLDPAATVARYEAALAGSFVLRELCAHRRAHGVLATPHLYSHYPAAVSALARDFFRVGEDGKTMTVKQATKRLRKDVLGWRGIRDLLRFAKM
- a CDS encoding 4Fe-4S dicluster domain-containing protein, with translation MKIEEKVALLAIKAHEKSHITVDQAACASCDNRICLSVCPAELYTLEPETKQIKIEHAGCLECGTCMIVCPKGSITWAYPEPGFGIRYRFG
- a CDS encoding DUF6290 family protein, which produces MRVQTIRLSDDLSSKLDKAVSRTRRSRSSLLREALERFLEDAEDLEIALSRLRDPGAEWVSHAQVVRDLDLD
- a CDS encoding type II toxin-antitoxin system RelE/ParE family toxin, producing MISISIDWERKAVKELAAVPKKEQRRIVDAVALLRRDPLRGKPLSAEWKGLRRLRVGDYRVIYAFDGKKLRVCIVRVGHRRGVYDAG
- a CDS encoding O-acetyl-ADP-ribose deacetylase; protein product: MDRIEIIRGDITACDVDAIVNAANESLLGGGGVDGAIHRAAGRGLLEECRTLGGCPTGEARITGGYDLEARHVIHTVGPVWHGGGQGEPELLARCYRNSLTLAASNGLRTIAFPSISTGAYGYPIDKACRIALAETLRFLENDATIEKVIFVCFSERDLKEYEKALGDLVR
- a CDS encoding cobalamin B12-binding domain-containing protein, with the protein product MTDKRVRILVAKPGLDGHDRGVKTVCLALRDAGFEVIYTGLHKTPDQIVRAALQEDVDVIGLSILSGAHVPISTEVKQKMRDAGIGDTLLLVGGVIPGRDVPKLEAAGVDGVFPVASPYDAIVAFIKEKLHV
- a CDS encoding methylmalonyl-CoA mutase family protein, which codes for MSDKSEPKKPRKEAPPRFLESGIEVKPCYGPEDVAGIDFAREVGKPGEFPFTRGIHPGMYRSRPFTMRQYAGFGAPHEANGRFKYLIEHGQNALNVAFDLPTQNGLDSDDPRAANEVGRVGMAIDTLADMETAFDGIDLSKISVSLTINPVASIMIGMYKVVAEKQGVPNDKIMGTAQNDILKEYVGRGTWIYAVEPSLRLITDTIEYCAKELPRYFPVSVCGYHIRESGATPVQEMAYAFCIAKEYARRAMERGLAPDDFLGRTSFNLDIYGNFFEQIAKFRAGRRLWAKICRDELGAKKPESMMLRGIFGGGGGGLTIEEPENNIVRTAYYALASALSGTQTMALCCYDEAYTIPSERSSLIALRTMQILQEEVGLCDTVDPFGGSYYVEALTSEIERRIVDEMAKVDRMGGIVRCVENGTIQRIVARQAYDEERKIRSGEIPKVGVNRYRTEEKASREVQLHELDPRNREEQIARLGAVKARRDAAEVARCLAKLRDKAAATQENLMPHLMDCIRAYCTVGEMSAVFCEVFGEFQEPIDF